A stretch of Papaver somniferum cultivar HN1 unplaced genomic scaffold, ASM357369v1 unplaced-scaffold_1744, whole genome shotgun sequence DNA encodes these proteins:
- the LOC113337707 gene encoding zinc finger CCCH domain-containing protein 13-like, with amino-acid sequence MGSENDDTVSRNPTQPNDNEGRIVYEEGSRHTTDLDTMEDEEQATQGRSENSDEEDNLTIQQLRERIARDRQIEREIRRELERSRARDAEERENARELERRLKRQRERRRNRGRGENPEHEEQRYDGSRGSSSERERQRIRRETSVERDTSRSLERSMIEQRALEAVMQRDIEQTNTNQAILQQLEKLKTLIENNGGRGGKMKLAEAIEEAERSPFSREIHPFL; translated from the exons ATGGGATCGGAGAATGACGATACTGTCTCtcgaaacccaacacaaccaaaCGACAATGAAGGAAGAATTGTCTACGAAGAGGGCAGTAGGCACACAACAGATCTTGAtactatggaagatgaagaacaggCAACGCAAGGAAGAAGTGAGAATTCTGATGAAGAGGACAATCTAACTATCCAGCAACTGAGAGAACGCATTGCACGAGACCGACAAATCGAAAGAGAAATAAGACGAGAACTCGAGCGAAGCAGAGCAAGGGATGC agaagaaagagaaaatgcACGTGAATTGGAGAGAAGGTTGAAGAGACAAAGAGAAAGAAGGAGGAATCGGGGAAGAGGAGAAAACCCAGAGCATGAAGAACAGAGATATGATGGCAGCAGGGGAAGTAGCTCAGAACGCGAAAGGCAAAGAATTAGGAGAGAAACTAGTGTAGAGCGGGATACCAGTAGATCCTTAGAAAGAAGTATGATCGAACAAAGAGCACTAGAGGCGGTTATGCAAAGGGATATAGAGCAGACAAACACAAATCAAGCCATATTACAGCAATTGGAAAAGCTAAAGACATTGATAGAAAACAATGGTGGGCGAGGAGGAAAAATGAAGTTAGCCGAAGCCATAGAAGAAGCAGAAAGGTCTCCGTTCTCGCGCGAAATACACCCGTTCCTGTAA